Within the Pangasianodon hypophthalmus isolate fPanHyp1 chromosome 19, fPanHyp1.pri, whole genome shotgun sequence genome, the region TGCTGCCCTTGTGATTGACGTAGCTCACCAAATGGACCAGCACATGGCAATGTCTCAGAACTGATAAGAAGTAGTTCAAGGCTAGATAGTAGGCCTTCAGTTCTAGCTGACTGATGTGTCCTCATCTCACATTGGGGATCCACACGCCATCTGTGCCTTTGTGACACCACAATGCCTGCCAGCCAGTGAGTCAGGCATTCATGATGACTAGCTCTCTCTTCGATGTGGTACTGCTACCAAGCTGACCTCTTTTATGAGAAAAGTTAGGACTTATGCCCCCTTGACTGAGATGACGATGTGTGGTGTTTGGGGTTTAGTCACAGGCTGATGGTCCACTTAATTGTGACAGACCCAAGGGGACCACTGTTGCAGCTGTGTTCAACAATTCTCAACAGGAGCACGTACCACACATAACAACCTGCCTGAAATGGATTGACAAGTGTAGTAATGTCTGCCACGCACTGGAGTGATAGGGTGCTTAGCATTCTAAATGAATCTGCATTCACTTTGATGGTGGTCTGTTTCAGTACTAGGATGTTATTCACTGAGTTCACCGTGAGACCGAGCACCATAATGGGAGTGTCCCAAATGGCCTTCTCCTTGGTGGTGGCACATAGGATTCAATCATCCAAATAAACCAATATCTTTGTGCCTCTAGATGTTAGACGTGACCAGGCTGCCTGCATGTATTGACGCCTAAGGGCAGGACTTCGACGTGGAACACCTGTCTTTGGATGGCAACTCTCAAGAAATATTGGTGTTGTGGGACAATGGGGATATTGAATCCCGTCTTGTACTGAGTCTATGAGGACATTTTACCATTCATTCTAGGAGCTTTCACAGTTCTACATAATAATATGAAATCTACGTTATTTAAACCAGGAGTGCCCAATCTTATcttaactgtttaaacaggtggaatcaggtctGGCTCCTGCTTGACTGGAACAAAAATCTCTACCCACACCATCCCTTTGCGAATAAAATTTGACACCCCTGATTTAAACATTGTGTGAATCACACCTGTGAGATCATGAGATTATCATGACAACAGAGAGTGGATTAGCATAAAACCACACAGGCAAACATGTCAGGACTTATTAAAGAACGTACCCCCACTATTCAGAGATGACTGTCCCAACTTGACCTCGTTTTCAAATTGGTTGTCCTCTTTGTTCAGTATATGTACATTGTTGTCCATAAACACGTGTCCCTTGTCCTTCAAGTGGTGGACAGTGGAGTCCTGACCTGGGGAATTTACGATCCAGTATTGGGAGAGAcactttatgttttcttttacttgTGTGCAAATCTGTACATTCTTACACTGGAAGGTGCAGATTATGCCACTCCACTTTTATTTAGAAATCTGGATAAGATTGTATCTTTAATAGGGATTTACAAATGATTACTTCAGAAAAAATGGGAAAGATCTTGATTGATAAGGAGAGGACAGAActtttctctcttatttttattacttatttttattatgtgtatTAAGCCTTTATTCAGAAAGACTTTCAGAGACGCTTTGAAGTCTTTATCAAAAAGACATtgtcatgctagttcactacaGGGACTACTATcaagaaaattttgtgaaaatcagttGTTTTATATGTGTTACGCTcaccagctggagtgcccatggactccactagagggcactccaccccgGACGCTTGCCATTGTTCtcaggactccatttcccatgtgttccttgccccacctgtgtcatgtgctacccttgtttgtgtgttatgttcGGATAGGTTCCTGGGTTAGATGTGTCTTGCTTTCATTGGTTGTTGTCCTGTATAAGAGTTGCTCACCCACGCTCATAGTTTGCtgattgtttgtgtttatagcGATTCCGAGTTTCCGAGTTCCCGTGTTTCCCTGTGTTTTTGATCTGTGgactgttttccttgtttttgatcgtttgctgcctgccctgaccattgcctgtgtaCTGGATTACTCTTTAGTCTCTGCCTTGTATTGTACTGTTTGCTGGTGCtcgaccctgcctgttttgaccacGTTTGTTAATAAAGCCTTGCACTTGGATCCCCAACTCCGTTGTCACGACCCCTCTATGTTACAGAACAATCAGCCACACCCGGATCCAGCGGCTTTTTGAGCATTCCAGGCCAATCATGGACCCAGAAATGTCACAGAGACATTTCCCCTATCCTCAGTGCTCCCTGTAATGGCGGTCGCCATCCTGTGTGTTTGGGCTACATATTGCTCTGTTCTTGCTCCAGTCCGTGCGTCTACCCCCAAGTCTCCAGTCCTCGAATCTGCTCCCGAGCCTGCTCCAGTCCTCGAATCCGCTCCCGACCCCGCTCCAGTCCATGAGTCTGCTCCAGAGCCCATTCCAGCTCCTGAGGTGGCAGCTCCCGCTGCAGAACCTCCCAGGTTGTTGGCCTCTGCATCAGCTCCTGAGGTGGCAGCTCCCACTGCAGAACCTCTCAAATCAGCGGCGTCCATTCCAGCTCCTACCGAGGTGGCAGTTTCCACTGCAGAACCTCTCGAGTCATCTGTGTCCGCTTCTGAACCCTCTGCCTGCCCTGTCTCGCCAAGGAGGCTGTCTCTGAGCTCTTCGCCTGCCCTGTCACGGCCAAGGAGGCCGTCCCCCAGCTCTTCGCCTGCCCTGTCCCGGCCAAGAAAGCCGTCTATGAACTCTTTGCCTGTTCTGTTACGGTCAAGGAGACCCACTGTGAACTCTCTGACTGTCCTGTCACGGCCATGGAGGCCGTCTGTGAACTCTTAGCCTGTCCTGTCTCGTCCGCAGAGGCCGTTATCAAcctctctgtgctctctgttCCAGTCTAGCCTGATCAGCCTTGGTGGGCACCTGCCTTGTTGGCTCTACATTGGTGGACATCTGCTCTGCTGTGGTGGCTGTCGGCTCCACTGTGGGGATCTTTGCTTTCCTCTGCTCAGCTGTGGTGGTCATTTGCTCCACCGTGGGGATCTTCGGACCCACCTGCTCAGCTGTGGTGCCCTTCAGCTCCGCCCTGGTGCCCTTCAGCTCCGCCTGCTCCGCCCTGGTGCCCTTCAGCTCCGCCTGCTCCGCCCTGGTGCTCGTCAGCTCCGCCTGCTCCGCCCTGGTGGTCTTCAGCTCTGCCTGCTCCGCCCTGGTGTCCTTCAGCTCCACCTGCTCCGCCCTGGTGCTATTCTGTTCCGCCTGCCCCGCCTTAGTACCCTGCTCAGCTCGCTCTGCCTCAGTCCCCTGTTCCTCCACTTCCACATGGACCTGGCCCGCCATCCCTCCTCCTGTTCCACCTCCGCTCCACCACCCTCCTGGACTCATGTCTATTCCTGTTGAGGAGCGTCTGGAAGCCGTTTGGTTGGGGGGACGGAGGGGGGGCTATGTTACGATcaccagctggagtgcccatggactccactagagggcactccaccccggactcttgccattgttctcaggactccatttcccatgtgttccttgccccacctgtgtcatgtgctacccttgtttgtgtgttatgtttggATTGGTTCCTGGGTTAGATGTGTCTTGCTTTCATTGGTTGTTGTCCTGTATAAGAGTTGCTCACCCACGCTCATAGTTTGCtgattgtttgtgttttgctgATTGTTCGAGTTCCCGTGTTCCCGTGTTTCCCTGTGTTTTTGATCTGTGgactgttttctttgtttttgatcgtttgctgcctgccctgaccattgcctgtgtaCTGGATTACTCTTTAGTCTCTGCCTTGTATTGTACTGTTTGCTGGTGCtcgaccctgcctgttttgaccacGTTTGTTAATAAAGCCTTGCACTTGGATCCCCAACTCCGTTGTCATGACCCCTCTACGTTACAATATGATTGGCAttaatttaagaatatttttaaaaaaaataaagaaagcaagtcatcacaaacccataaattaactattcattcaattatgacaaaaataaatatacacagagGACAGGCCGGTCTGCCCAGTCATAGCCGTaagccataaacaaatgcctcatcTGATGGAAGATTAAGTGCTCACTTATTATTAGCAATGTTgtatgttattaaatatttttattggaatagaagtgagtcaaaataactgccacttctttctttcagtctttGCCCTGATCGTTCATTTTGTGTTCCCAGCTGTTTGTTCACTTGAACTTtaatggagttttgtgggcgtcactaaatgcaaatgagctgtgctgGGAACCCGCTTTGCACATATGGGCGATCAACATATGCAGACAAGTACAAAGAAAACCAGCATTTCCGAatcttttgtaaatccagcaggaaatttttgttcagtttgtcttacacaaacatctacacacaactttactaaaagattgaaaAACAAGGCCCATTGTGTCAAAATCTTgctcaattaaaagtggaagtatccagGCAAAAATGTTCTCAGGTTAAAGTAAACActttgctacttttaaatgtactcaagtgtTAAAAAGTAAATCATTATAACACATGAGTTAGTAATGCCATGTTTAAATTGTCAAAAGTAACTTACTTgtattacttatctaaaactgtttgttttaaagcaactatgctgttttgccagaaaacatcgtTCAATCTCTATAAGTTTGCAGATGCCAAACACAATGTTAAAGCTGTCAGATGTTCCTTCTGGCATGCAGCCACAAGACTGGTTCATGTCAGCAGATCGGCACAATGCATATATGATGTCCTCATTGCTCCAGAGCACAGATTTTTTGTTTGCCCTACAAGAACAGGTGTTCTTAAACGTAAACTTTCCACCTTTTGGCCTCTTGCTAGTGTTGAGGGTTCTTAGAAGATGCACTCAAGCAGCACTGTCACCTCTGATGGCCAGAGGCATAAGGATGCTTGCTACACTTCTGCATACAGGATGATGAACTGAAATGGGTCTTTCTAAAGACTGCCTTTTTACTATTGATTATGGCACCAAAAAGTGTGGGGGATCAGCATACCTTACTGGAATCCACCTTGCCGCTCCAGGAGACCTGAGCTGTAGACACGTGGGCATCACAATGCACCTTCTTCAGATTCTACAAATCACAACACACTTCAGTCATGATCCAGTCAGCCCTAGGGTGAGTCATTTCCTTGTGACATTGTGGCATTGTTTATCCAGGTGTTAAACACCACCCCTGAAGCTTAGAAGAGGTGAAATAGAGTGCTAGGTATGTATGTAACTAGGTGTCCAATGTGGTTCCCTGTCACTCTGAACCAGAACTGACCTTTTACTTTGTATTTGATACAAAGGAGAGAAAGGTGACATGCTCTAGGTATTTAGAGCTACAGGGGTGTAGAGTCTTTATGCCCGAGTTATTTCTTCTGCTACAATGGAATGTTCATGGTGGAGATTTTCCTCAGGATAATGACTGGCAGAGTATATGATCACCAAGAGTATATGGATGGTGGTGTGTAGGCAGTGAAGACCAGTAGGGGTATATACATATTCtagtatactgtacatactgctGATTACCTGCAAATTGACTGTATTGAAACACAGCACACATTGAATGATGGCTCTGATAACTGAACCTTCTTCACAAATGTTCAGTTATTAAACCACATATATAAACAACTGGAAAGTGCTAGGTAGTGCTGAACTGAGACCATAGAGCACGACTACAAAAACAGCCTTTGCTGCAAATGAATTTTGTCCAGTGGTTTTTGCTTCAAAACAATGGTCAGTTCCATTGATTCTGGGAGCccttgtacatttatttatttactttgcaATATTTTAGATATGTGATGAGAATAAAGATGTTCAAAGGACATAGTTGTGAGTACTAAAGATATAGAAATGCTTCCAttgatcatattttattttttataaatgaattaataaatgctGGAGTAGCTGATAAATAAGGattaatgaatgtttttaaatcagccTTCTGACTGTTAGAATGTTACCACCAGGTGGCGTTGTCATAACACCTGAGTTTCTTCATATGCTCACACATGTTGAGATCTTTACCACAAAGTCATATGATGACTGTATGACCTATAAAATATCATAGTCAATGGCCATTGTTCCCTGGAACCTTCTCACCAATTTCCTACTGGTTCTGCATTGGTTCTGAGTGATGGGGAACCCTGGTGATCACAGAACCATTGTTAcatacactttatggccaaaaatttATGGACAAACTTGGTTATCACACCATATGTGCTTttcgaacatcccattccagatttcaTCCCccttttgttgttataataagctccactcttctgggaaggtttccCACTAAATtctggagtgtggctgtggggatttgtgctcaacagcattagtgaggttgggcactgatgttgggcgaggaggcctggagtgcagtcagtgttccagttcatcccaaaggtgtttacCGTTCTGTTTTATCACCTGGATAACCTATACCAGTATGTCAAGAGCAACCAACTCTAAGACTGACTGGAAGAGTGTTCAGATATAATTACTGCATTCACTCCATTGGGAGGAGTGGTGTGGATCCTAGAGAATTTGGAACAGGTGCATGGTGATGCCCAGGTAGCAGCAGCACAGACCTGCCGTAGTGGCACACCACTAAGAACGGCCCATGAGGAGATGTTTCACATAGAGTGGCATGTCACTGCAGGAGCCAGATGTCTGATCTGCTTGTGGTATGTGGTGATTGGCTCCATATGCCCCCTGTGCCTTTGTGATACCACACTGCTCCACAGCCAGTGAGCAAAGAATCCATGGTGATTAACTCGTATAATGGGGTACTGCTCCCAGTGGACCCTTTTCCAGAGATAAGTCTTGTTCTTCCAGGGAGTTAGAGCCTCTCAGTACCCCTCTCAATGAGATGAGGATGCacttctgtctgtgtttaatgGGGGGTTTAGCTGGGGGTTTAGCAATTGTCCAGATACAGCAGAATCCTTATGCCTCATGCCGTCAAGTGTGATAAGGGCTGCCAGCATGCAACTCGTGAATATCCTTGGTGCTAGACAAGGACACAGGAAGTGGGGGTCCATTACCGTTTATGTCTAGTAGCCCTCTTGAGCACTGGCATCTGGATAATAGTTGACTCAAAACTTATGTCGAGAACCACCAAATGAGTGTGCCTTGTCAGCATCGGCATGACTGAGCATGAAAAGTCTGTTCTGACAATTGCCACACTCAGATGATCAATGCAGAGGCAAAGAGTACAAAACTAATTCCAGAGAGCTCAGGCATTGTCCATACAAGTGAGAAGCCTGTATTATTGTGCTTTATTTCCTTGTGGAGCCAAACTTACATATATAGTGCAGGAAATGTAAGCCTGCTATTTCTACTGGTATTAAAGGCTGTGAAACTAAAtgaatatatactatatactatatatgctcattattatatagtgtatatatagtatatatatactatatatactatataataatgagcacaaacaaaaaagtactCAAAAACTGATTGAGAGGAGAAAATAAGGAAGTGAAGAGCTTGACTCCATTCTCAGTCCACTGTTCAGTGATCCCACAACAAAGTAGGCTAGTTGTGAGTGACTTAAGTGGCTGCTAACCTAGAAGTTGAGAATAAATGCAGAGAGGAACCTTATTCAATGCTGATATGGGAAGATGGAAGGTAATCTACTCCAGATTGTAAATGTGAGTTAATAGAGCACACTAACTTTGCAAGCTCAGCAATGTGAGCACAGTCTAATAAAAGCAACACTGATACTTGTTTAAGTCGTTCTTTTTTATAAGCCATATTAAAGCCCATTAATTGGTCATTAATTCATACAAATACCGAATCATTAAAGTATTTGTTGTTTTATGGCCCAGGAGGGCGGGTTACCTGTAGCGCTGACTATAGTCACAAGCTGTTAGGCAGATAGCTCAAAAAAAAAGCCCCACGTGGTTACAAAGCAAGAAGAATAAACAATGGTATTTTATGTGGCAGTCACTACATTGTGTGGTCAGCACACGGCTGTGGTAAAGATctcagaatgtgtgtgcatgtgcacaagAAATTATTCAAGTTTTAATACACTGTCCCCTGGTGGTTAGAAATGGTGACCTAGAGcaggaagtggtagctcagtggataAGATGTTGGCTTCCTGATGGGAAGGTTGAgcgttcaaatcccagcactgccaagctgctactgctgggcccttgagcaaggcccttaactgcCCAGTTTTCTAAATgtgataattgtaagttgctctggataaggatgtcTGCCATAATGTTAGTATACTTTTCTtccctgttttgttttggtggTAACTGTGCAATATGAGAATGTCCACAAGATGGCAACCTACACTCTTTAAAAATCATAACCAGCCCTCATCCTTGGGATCTACAGACGAATGACAGGAACAATTGATTGCTGTTGTGCTGTAGGGACATTTTGCTGGCATAGTTTGGTTTTACTTGTCCTCTTTGAGGAAAGGGTCAGTGCAAATCAATGCAGAGTTGTTCAGAATGGTCACCTTTATGCTGTGATGAAACAGATCTATCCTGTGGGAATGGTCTCTCGCAGGATGACAACCCCACTTCCACATGCCCTTAGGACtcactgaatattttttatactCCTCAAACCAGTCATATGCTATGGTCACCAGATttcaacccagttgaacacctgtgggagattttggagcaacaTGTTAGACATCACtcttcaccaccaccatcatcaaaacatcacTACCTTTTGGAATCAGCCCCCAGCACACTCCAAGAGACATGTAGAATCTGTGTGGTTGCATTGAAGGTATTCTGGCAGCTCGTGGTGGAGCTCCTGTACACTTTAATCTCCAAGTTGGATCACGTTGGTAGCAGGTACTGATTGATTATTGTAATGCAATCCCACATTCTGTTCAGCACTTAGTTAATAGATATTACTTTGATCTGGGACATCCTTTCAGACTTTATAGCAGTACAACTGcgaaataaaacatatatttgtttGCGATATTTGGAATATAAATACTATTTATGGAAGTAGACACACAAGAGCTTTTCACATGCTTTTCATGATGATGCCTGTCTGAAGGCACCTGTGTACCTTGATCTGTAAACCTCCTTTCTCCCCATTCCtttattccattttaaaaattggtACTTCCTTAATAATGGCTGATTTTGGATCATGGAATCAAGACATCAGTTAGACTTTTGGGATGCACCCCAAGGATATACAGGTTGCTTCATGTGTGGAAGTCTTTAGGTTTGTTCTACTAAATTTAGGCTTGGGGAGCTCAGTTATCACCTGCCATGGTACAATTCATGCTAGTTAGATTTTTTCTTGCTCAGCTTGCATCAACACCACCAGCACACCGTGACAATCTCATGTGAGCAAGGGGCTGCGGTTTTTAGAGCCAGATGCTGCGGTTGGTCTCCAGCATATAGACAAAACCTtggataaaattaaattaaaatgtgcaaGACATTTTATGAGAAGTCAGTAGAGTTTTGTATAGACTAAAACATCAATGTGTGaagtacatttttgtaatttctaCAAAATACTTCCATTTTGTCATCCTAAGTTTTgataaaaattgtattgtagCATGAACAAGAAGTTTAAACTAGGTAAAGCTATGCATTGCAAGGTAATGTTAGCCTAGTTAATATATTAAAGTAGCTATTATTGAGTAGCTGgcctgatattttaaatatatacctcaaatatgtatgtatgtttatatatatattgaattgTACTCAGACTGTAATTGCACATCCAGTTTATAGCTAAAAATCCCCTTAGAAATCCTGTCAAGCTAGCCTATGTTAAATAGCAGGCTAGTGTTAGCTACCCCAGAAGGCTTGGAGTGTGCTGAACCAAAATATACCAGTTTGCTCTGGCCACGCTGATTTTCACTGTATACACATGCACGTTGCCAATGAATGCAAAGCACCCATAAACGGCACAGATGATTTGCATTTTGTGACACCTTATAACCTTAACACCCAAAACCTTATAAAAGGAAAAGCTCACAATGAGCTGAAAGGGCAAAATAAGGACAAAACTGCTAAAGAACATGGAAATCTTGAATGGTCAAATCAAATGGTCAGCCAATCAGTAAACAGGCACAAACTTGACATTGGCTAATTAACTGGCTAATTCAATAAACATCAGCATGGGCCCAATCCTGGAGTAAGCCGTCACATGGTTATAGGCTAGGTAATTTAAAGGGAGTAGTGTGATTGCAAACAGGTGAGATTCATTAGTAATCAGGTGACTGTGAGCAGGGTAGGTGACTGGAGGTGTGGGCTGATGAGGTTGTGGGCTGAGGATCATGGAAGTTTTCGGGAGTTGCAGACAATGGTGTAACTCAACCGAGGTGACAGTAGCAGCTCTCGAACATTTAGACTCGGGTGGACAAGGTGGGACACAGAACTAGTGATTTAAGCAATGCGAGACATAATGCAAATGACTCTAAATGTGCTAATGCTAAAGTGTGATATAATTGCATGCTTcagcatataaatataaagattagATTCAACTGTTGTGTTTATAGAATGTTTTAGTCTGTACACTTAGAGTATTTCTACTTCTCCTATTTCTATGCCTatttttgaatttgtattttccATCACTAATAATTTTCAAGACTGGCTATACCTTGCCATAATAGTACAGTAAAACCTTTGACATacacaacagaaaaatcatAATTGCCAAACTACCAAACAAATTGACTGTTTATTAAtcactgaatacaaatacaaggTAGCCTGTCATATTGTTTGATTTCTGAAGGGATCAGTAATGCAGAAAAACTAAACAACATATCTGGTACCCATGCATGTCATCTCTAGaaatgcatgtgttttctgGAGCAAAAActtaaaaagcaacaaaaattttgagtaaaaattttgtacagtaaaaatataaaaatatagtacAAAACAGAGCACAGTGAGTatgtacctttaaaatgttATCAGGGCAGGGGCTGTTACGTAGGTAAGGGGCTTTTTGTGGCATACTTTCTGCATAACCATCTTTTCTGCACCCCCCCTCAACTCGAGCagtgtttcctttttctctgtGGACATTATAAATGAGTCTTTTCATTTACATAAGAAGTTGCTGGTTATTGCATGATCACCCAAAAACATGACTGAATAGTGCTTGTTTGCTAAAATTTAACTTGAACAATGACCTATCAGTTCTAGAGTGATAGCCACCTCTTAGCTCCACCTGTATATGTTGAGAATAGTAATAAACACTAGAATCACTGTCACCCAAGATGTGCATCAATGCACACTCCTTTGACATTGCAGATTTAATGATAACCAAAttagcacaaaaaaacaaaacgaaacaaaaaaaGCACTATAACATCTTAAATTTTACTTCCTTGACAAGGCGAGAATGGGAAAGAGGATGAGCGCGATGTAGCAGGGACCTTTTATAGGTTGCCCATGTGGGGCCACAATCATAAGGCAACTATCTGATGATGGTACTTGGCAAGGAAATAAGCAAATGGTTATGCCATTACTTCCAAAGTGGACTGTCCTGGACACTTGGAATGAAAGGAAGTAGAAACAGgaattacattaatattattttacactgaCTGGCCAAACTGACCATAATGTTTGAACTGTAAATGATCAATCcatgctttcttttttacttttgccTACGTGGCTAAATTTTAAGCAGACAACCTAAACAATCCCTGCCAGATAAGACCCAGGTAACAATTTACCTTACTATGAACTAATACTGCTTTTGGAAATGTCCTTTGAATGCAAGTAAAAATGCTCTAACTTCTATTAAttggacatttttttattctatttttattcttagtGTGGGTAGGGGTAAGTTAATTTATGGAAGAGTGTAGGAGTAAGTTTGCTACTCCTAGGGTTCCATTTGCTTTTGGTATGTCAACCATACGTAGGCGATGTGAGGATGAAAGAGCAAGAGCCATATAAGCAATCTGCATATGGCCCAACATTTCTAATGACTTACTGCTGGAATAGATGTGGGTGTGTTGTGGTGTGGCTCTGGCTTTACAGATGTGAGccatataaaatgttatttcttttGCTGCATTTTGATAGAGATTTGTACGTTATGGCAATGCACTGGCTGTACAGACATAGACCAGATTTTGGCCATCATTCACACCAATATACGGGCCACATGGGGCCCACATCTCGGCCAAAGGAAACTGCTAAATAGGGCTGTCTAGTCCAGCTCTCTCAGGTAGGCATCTTTTACACAAGATGCCTACCTGACAGCCTCACAACTCAACCAACAACATCTACATTTTGTATTGTGTCTTACTTGTCCATATCAATAAAGCACTAGTATAAGGACTAGGACACACATTTATATTGGTGAATTCCTCATTTTATGGCACAtttttgttagtgtttttaACATGTGGCATGGATAGCCACACATGTGATATACATGTGGATAGCTGTGGTGCGGTGGATagctacctcacagctccagggttgctggtttgatcctgagcttgggttactgtctgtcttTTGCATATGCTTCCTATGCTCacatgggtttcttctgggttatctggtttcctcccactgtctaa harbors:
- the LOC117599796 gene encoding nematocyst expressed protein 3-like gives rise to the protein MAVAILCVWATYCSVLAPVRASTPKSPVLESAPEPAPVLESAPDPAPVHESAPEPIPAPEVAAPAAEPPRLLASASAPEVAAPTAEPLKSAASIPAPTEVAVSTAEPLESSVSASEPSACPVSPRRLSLSSSPALSRPRRPSPSSSPALSRPRKPSMNSLPVLLRSRRPTVNSLTVLSRPWRPSVNS